From one Paludisphaera rhizosphaerae genomic stretch:
- a CDS encoding ABC transporter permease, producing MYKYLLCWRYLRTRYIALASVISVMLGVATMIVVNSVMAGFADKMRDRLHGVLADLIVESASFDGFYNFEEVMARIKEVGGKDVLATAPTVETPGMLSYRFGPGSQDVRTHPVQIIGVEPTERAKTGDFAEHLFNEEGRQIPPSFEVTEEVRAKSPAGQRLRALQSEPDDAFMRQLIEKEQADQVPMQGAIVGYAIATYHLGHGKQDLYLAAEGSKISLAFPKQGKVPEPGMDAFTVVGYFKSGMSEYDSTHVYVPIRDLQRARNLIRADGRGAVNSIQVKVRDGADIDALADKLQLSLHKLSPSAYFHVSTWEQKQGPLLAAVAVEQSILNILLFFIIAVAGFGILAIFSMIVVEKTRDIGIMKALGASTSGVRNIFLGYGLLLGAVGSGVGMIGGLLFVAYINEIEKLLSIILKHKVFDDSIYYFDRIPTLVEPHTVAAIVAGAMLIAVGASIWPARRAAKMHPVRALRYE from the coding sequence GTGTACAAGTACCTGCTCTGCTGGCGGTATCTCCGAACCCGATACATCGCGCTGGCGAGCGTCATCAGCGTCATGCTGGGCGTGGCCACGATGATCGTGGTGAACTCGGTCATGGCCGGGTTCGCCGACAAGATGCGCGACCGCCTCCACGGCGTTCTGGCCGACCTCATCGTGGAATCCGCCTCCTTCGACGGGTTCTACAACTTTGAGGAGGTCATGGCCCGGATCAAGGAGGTCGGCGGCAAGGACGTCCTGGCGACGGCCCCGACGGTCGAGACCCCCGGGATGCTCTCCTACCGGTTCGGCCCCGGCTCGCAGGACGTGCGCACCCACCCCGTCCAGATCATCGGCGTCGAGCCGACGGAGCGGGCCAAGACGGGGGACTTCGCCGAGCACCTCTTCAATGAGGAGGGTCGGCAAATTCCCCCATCGTTCGAGGTCACCGAGGAGGTCCGCGCGAAGTCGCCGGCCGGCCAGCGGCTCCGCGCCCTCCAGAGCGAGCCGGACGACGCCTTCATGAGGCAACTCATTGAGAAGGAACAGGCCGACCAGGTTCCAATGCAGGGGGCCATCGTCGGTTACGCAATCGCGACCTATCACCTCGGCCACGGCAAGCAGGATCTCTACCTGGCGGCGGAGGGCTCCAAGATCTCCCTCGCCTTCCCCAAGCAGGGCAAGGTGCCCGAGCCGGGAATGGACGCCTTCACGGTCGTCGGCTACTTCAAGAGCGGGATGAGCGAATACGACTCAACCCACGTCTACGTCCCGATCCGCGACCTTCAGCGCGCTCGGAACCTGATCCGCGCCGACGGCCGGGGAGCGGTCAACTCGATCCAGGTGAAGGTTCGCGACGGCGCCGACATCGACGCCCTGGCGGACAAGCTCCAGCTCAGCCTCCACAAGCTCTCGCCGAGCGCGTACTTCCACGTCTCGACCTGGGAGCAGAAGCAGGGGCCGCTGCTGGCGGCGGTGGCCGTGGAGCAGAGCATCCTGAACATCCTGCTGTTCTTCATCATCGCCGTCGCGGGCTTCGGCATCCTGGCGATCTTCTCGATGATCGTGGTGGAGAAGACCCGCGACATCGGCATCATGAAGGCGCTGGGGGCGTCGACCTCGGGCGTCCGGAACATCTTCCTCGGCTACGGCCTGCTGCTAGGGGCCGTGGGGAGCGGCGTGGGGATGATCGGCGGCCTGCTGTTCGTCGCGTACATCAATGAGATCGAGAAACTCCTGAGCATCATCCTCAAGCACAAGGTGTTCGACGACTCGATCTACTACTTCGACCGGATCCCGACGCTGGTCGAGCCCCACACCGTCGCCGCGATCGTCGCCGGGGCCATGCTGATCGCCGTCGGCGCGAGCATCTGGCCGGCCCGACGAGCGGCGAAGATGCACCCCGTCCGAGCCCTCCGCTACGAGTGA